The proteins below come from a single Dehalococcoidia bacterium genomic window:
- a CDS encoding GntR family transcriptional regulator — protein MAGEAQQNDILGRVAAIDRSTLAEEIYRRLRRAVLSGDLAAGERIQPDRLASVIGVSRTPVREALQRLLAEGYLQQEARHAFRVAPVDYQSGRELFAIRAVLEGLAAREAAHHFTEETAQALQRTIDAIDLSPGAEWPERAVGDFHRIVYRASGNRHLITLLDRVFDQTLRYRFLTRSDTPQRQRETLEDHIAILKALREGRGEDAEQLMRNHVMVLSRRFDEAENT, from the coding sequence ATGGCAGGCGAAGCGCAGCAAAACGACATCCTTGGCCGGGTCGCCGCGATCGATCGCTCGACGCTCGCCGAGGAGATCTATCGCCGGCTGCGGCGCGCTGTGCTCTCCGGCGACCTTGCCGCAGGCGAGCGCATCCAACCCGACCGCCTCGCCAGCGTCATCGGCGTCAGTCGGACACCGGTACGGGAAGCGCTCCAGCGACTGCTCGCAGAAGGGTATCTCCAGCAGGAGGCGCGCCACGCCTTCCGCGTCGCGCCGGTCGACTATCAATCGGGCCGCGAACTGTTCGCGATCCGGGCCGTTCTCGAAGGCTTAGCCGCCCGAGAGGCCGCCCACCATTTCACCGAGGAGACCGCCCAAGCGCTGCAACGCACAATCGACGCGATCGATCTTTCTCCCGGCGCAGAGTGGCCTGAGCGTGCCGTCGGCGATTTCCATCGGATCGTCTATCGCGCCTCAGGCAACCGGCATCTCATTACCTTGCTCGACCGGGTGTTCGACCAGACCCTGCGCTATCGATTTTTGACCCGCTCCGACACCCCTCAGCGGCAGCGGGAGACCCTCGAGGACCACATCGCGATCCTGAAGGCGCTGCGCGAAGGCCGCGGCGAAGACGCCGAACAGCTAATGCGTAATCACGTGATGGTGCTGTCGCGGCGCTTCGATGAGGCAGAGAACACCTAA
- a CDS encoding Gfo/Idh/MocA family oxidoreductase, whose product MPPISTLALTAPSADSDALSLALRRFHPQLVLRQASLADGLPSLTGTGVVVALLTGTPLAPAERAALLDFVASGGGLVVLGDRGALLGISEAPVTPQCELIVSVEGTHPISDRLDQRLTIVDASALLPDHVDGEVILRFSWHYRRLPLAIVTRLGRGRLVTFALEGRPPALTDRIVQRLLYRAVRFAAGEAASRTIGAALIGWGAIGSIHAQALQETPGLRLIAVCDTNPQRLEEARRDVPSARTYAQLEAVLGDSEVELAVVSTPPNSHAPIAARFLEAGKHVVVEKPFCLTTAEADRLIDLADRRQRTLTVYQNRRWDADFLAIHQAITSGTIGELFHIETFIGGFRHPCDFWHSHEPISGGLFYDWGAHYLDWILTLVPAPVRSVSASSQKRVWHDVTNADMARILLRFDGGVEAEFIHADIAAAPKPKWYILGTKGAVVASWRNERVVSRAPTGELIEQFFQPADAPATVVVSRRDRGGAIHHEHLELPSPPRWPFHRNLADHLLDSEPLAVLPQQARRTIAVMEAAMWSAAHDATPVAIDDRAI is encoded by the coding sequence ATGCCTCCGATCTCCACGCTCGCCCTAACTGCTCCCAGCGCGGACAGCGACGCCTTGAGCCTTGCGTTGCGCCGCTTCCACCCGCAGCTCGTCCTTCGGCAAGCGTCGCTCGCCGACGGCCTGCCGTCCTTGACCGGCACCGGAGTTGTCGTCGCGCTGCTCACCGGAACGCCCCTTGCGCCGGCAGAGCGCGCCGCGCTGCTTGATTTTGTCGCCAGCGGTGGCGGGCTTGTGGTCCTCGGCGACCGAGGCGCGCTGCTCGGCATCAGCGAGGCCCCCGTGACCCCGCAGTGCGAGCTGATCGTAAGCGTCGAGGGAACGCACCCGATCAGCGACCGCCTCGATCAGCGGCTCACGATCGTGGACGCGAGCGCGCTGCTGCCCGACCACGTCGACGGCGAGGTGATTCTCCGCTTCAGTTGGCACTACCGTCGCCTGCCGCTCGCCATCGTCACTCGCCTCGGGCGCGGTCGCCTCGTGACGTTTGCGCTCGAAGGCCGTCCGCCCGCCTTGACCGACCGCATCGTCCAACGGCTGCTCTACCGCGCTGTCCGCTTCGCGGCAGGCGAGGCAGCGTCGCGCACGATCGGAGCCGCCCTTATCGGATGGGGAGCAATCGGCAGCATCCATGCCCAGGCCCTGCAGGAAACCCCCGGTCTTCGTCTCATCGCGGTCTGCGATACCAATCCCCAACGTCTTGAGGAAGCACGCCGCGACGTTCCCTCCGCGCGCACCTACGCGCAGTTGGAGGCAGTCCTGGGCGACAGCGAGGTGGAGCTCGCCGTCGTCTCCACCCCGCCGAACAGCCACGCCCCCATCGCCGCCCGCTTCCTCGAGGCCGGCAAACACGTCGTCGTCGAGAAACCGTTCTGTCTCACCACCGCGGAGGCCGACCGCCTGATTGACCTTGCTGACCGCCGCCAGCGGACGCTCACCGTGTATCAGAATCGGCGGTGGGATGCCGATTTCCTCGCGATCCACCAAGCGATCACGAGCGGCACGATCGGGGAGCTGTTTCACATTGAGACTTTCATCGGCGGGTTCCGCCATCCCTGCGACTTCTGGCACTCCCATGAACCAATCTCAGGGGGGCTGTTCTACGACTGGGGGGCGCACTATCTCGACTGGATCTTGACGCTGGTCCCTGCCCCAGTGCGGAGTGTCTCCGCCAGCAGTCAGAAGCGCGTCTGGCATGACGTCACCAATGCGGATATGGCGCGCATTCTCCTGCGGTTCGATGGCGGCGTCGAAGCGGAATTCATTCATGCCGATATCGCGGCGGCGCCGAAACCGAAGTGGTACATCCTCGGCACCAAAGGAGCGGTTGTCGCCAGCTGGCGAAACGAGCGGGTTGTCTCTCGCGCTCCTACTGGCGAGCTGATCGAACAGTTCTTCCAGCCGGCTGACGCGCCGGCAACGGTGGTGGTCTCCCGGCGCGATCGCGGCGGCGCGATCCATCACGAACATCTTGAGCTCCCCTCGCCGCCGCGCTGGCCGTTCCATCGCAACCTCGCCGACCATCTGCTGGATAGCGAGCCGCTTGCAGTGCTGCCGCAGCAGGCACGGCGCACCATCGCCGTGATGGAGGCAGCAATGTGGTCCGCTGCCCACGATGCGACGCCGGTCGCGATCGATGACCGCGCCATCTAG
- a CDS encoding glycosyltransferase, whose product MTSPLVSVIIPVHNGAATLRRCLTALRASTYPRIELLLVDDSSTEPIAPLADEFGARLVRLEGGPYGPAAARNRGARAAQGEILFFTDADCEVHPDAVQRVVATLADPTVDAVIGSYDDAPADPRFLSQYKNLFHHWVHQQAKREAATFWTGCGGVRRAVFLALGGFDAARYRRPSVEDIEFGVRLCAQGGRIRLDPALRVRHLKRWTFFGLLRTEIFDRGAPWTALILRTRRLPADLNLRPAERINALCATAGTAGLVLGPLWWPAAIIGIALLAATVFRSRRLYQFFAARRGVIFALRAVPLHLLYYLYSAASIGIGLGWHVRERLTSRALRRREHAERWPSEAA is encoded by the coding sequence TTGACCTCCCCTCTCGTGAGCGTGATTATCCCGGTTCACAACGGCGCGGCGACCCTCCGCCGCTGCCTGACGGCGCTTCGAGCGTCGACCTACCCCCGCATCGAGCTTCTCCTCGTCGATGACTCCTCGACCGAGCCGATCGCGCCGCTGGCAGACGAATTCGGCGCGCGCTTGGTGCGCCTCGAGGGCGGCCCGTATGGACCAGCAGCTGCGCGGAATAGGGGCGCGCGTGCAGCGCAGGGCGAGATCCTCTTCTTCACCGACGCCGACTGCGAGGTCCATCCTGACGCCGTTCAGCGCGTGGTGGCAACGCTCGCAGACCCGACCGTCGACGCCGTCATCGGTTCCTACGACGACGCCCCTGCCGACCCGCGCTTTCTCTCTCAGTACAAAAATCTGTTCCATCATTGGGTTCACCAACAGGCGAAGCGTGAAGCCGCCACCTTCTGGACTGGCTGCGGCGGGGTCCGCCGCGCGGTCTTCCTCGCCCTTGGGGGGTTCGACGCCGCGCGCTATCGCCGTCCCTCGGTTGAAGACATCGAGTTTGGCGTCCGGCTCTGTGCCCAGGGCGGCCGGATTCGGCTCGATCCCGCTCTGCGCGTCCGTCACCTGAAGCGGTGGACCTTCTTCGGCCTGCTGCGAACGGAGATCTTCGACCGCGGGGCGCCGTGGACGGCGCTCATCCTCCGCACGCGCCGTCTCCCGGCAGACCTCAATCTTCGGCCCGCCGAGCGGATAAACGCCCTCTGCGCCACTGCAGGCACTGCCGGCCTGGTGCTGGGACCGCTTTGGTGGCCCGCCGCCATCATCGGGATTGCCTTGCTCGCTGCGACCGTCTTCCGCAGCCGCAGGCTCTACCAGTTCTTCGCTGCGCGGCGGGGCGTCATCTTCGCCCTGCGCGCTGTCCCCCTTCACCTCCTGTACTACCTGTACTCGGCGGCGAGTATCGGGATTGGGCTCGGCTGGCATGTGCGCGAGCGGCTGACGTCGCGTGCGCTGCGCCGACGCGAGCATGCCGAGCGGTGGCCGAGCGAAGCAGCGTAG
- a CDS encoding FAD-dependent oxidoreductase produces MPHLIVVGAGTAGLPAAIEAADRGATVTLLEKSDRVGGTLWWSSAIMSGAGTRMQKAKGYEDSPQQHFDDCFAIGRGQNDPVLLRLATEVAAETIDWLEAIGVPFTADSPRFAPEHELYTRPRSHYLQPIPGTPAAGRGAIPPLERELQRRIEAGKVTLLLRTAAVGLIQDDGGAVVGVRAAGPEGETVIRGDAVILATGGYGGNIELVRKLHPQFDHVITLCPHEADGSGLRLAQEVGGATAFMDALIPLPGGVPNPNSPGDCLYWVMLPNQRPPAEAGDIYVNKLGKRYIREDEKHPDARERAMMQQPETAMIAVFDEPMRQGLTPRVAEYTRRELEGGRGNPNVIISAPTIEALAEKLGIDPPTLRATVERYNGFVERGVDEDFGREAMPKKIDTPPFHAVVTYGVILGTMGGVKVNGQLQVVRADGSPISGLYAAGEILGKGQIMGDGICSGLAAGPAFSFGRVAARNALAAVAGAPA; encoded by the coding sequence ATGCCCCACCTGATTGTCGTTGGCGCAGGAACAGCCGGTTTGCCCGCCGCAATCGAGGCGGCCGACCGCGGCGCGACGGTGACCCTGCTTGAGAAGAGCGACCGCGTGGGCGGCACGCTCTGGTGGTCAAGCGCGATCATGAGCGGCGCCGGGACGCGCATGCAGAAGGCGAAGGGCTACGAAGACAGTCCGCAGCAGCATTTTGACGACTGTTTTGCCATCGGCCGCGGCCAGAACGACCCGGTTCTCCTCCGGCTCGCCACGGAGGTCGCTGCCGAAACGATCGACTGGCTGGAGGCGATCGGCGTTCCTTTCACCGCCGACTCTCCTCGCTTCGCTCCCGAGCACGAACTTTACACGCGGCCGCGGAGCCACTATCTGCAGCCGATCCCAGGCACGCCGGCAGCAGGGCGCGGCGCGATCCCTCCCCTCGAGCGCGAACTGCAGCGCCGGATCGAGGCGGGAAAGGTAACCCTCCTCCTGCGTACCGCAGCTGTCGGCCTGATCCAAGATGACGGGGGCGCTGTCGTCGGAGTTCGGGCCGCGGGACCTGAAGGCGAGACGGTGATCCGGGGCGACGCGGTTATCCTCGCGACCGGCGGCTACGGTGGGAACATCGAACTCGTCCGCAAGCTTCATCCCCAGTTTGATCATGTGATCACGCTCTGTCCGCACGAAGCGGACGGTTCGGGCCTGCGCCTTGCGCAGGAAGTGGGCGGCGCGACCGCGTTCATGGACGCCCTTATTCCTCTGCCGGGCGGAGTGCCCAACCCGAACAGTCCGGGCGACTGTCTCTATTGGGTGATGCTGCCGAACCAGCGCCCGCCGGCAGAAGCTGGCGATATTTACGTCAATAAACTGGGGAAGCGCTACATCCGTGAGGATGAAAAGCACCCGGATGCGCGCGAACGGGCGATGATGCAGCAGCCCGAGACTGCCATGATCGCCGTCTTCGACGAGCCGATGCGGCAAGGGCTGACCCCGCGCGTCGCGGAATATACGCGGCGCGAACTCGAGGGAGGACGCGGCAATCCCAACGTCATCATCTCGGCGCCGACCATCGAGGCCTTGGCAGAGAAGCTAGGAATCGACCCTCCCACGCTCCGTGCCACGGTCGAGCGGTATAACGGCTTTGTCGAGCGCGGCGTCGACGAGGACTTCGGGCGAGAGGCGATGCCGAAGAAGATCGACACCCCGCCGTTCCATGCGGTCGTCACCTACGGGGTTATTCTCGGGACGATGGGCGGGGTGAAGGTGAACGGACAGCTGCAAGTCGTCCGCGCCGACGGCTCTCCCATCAGCGGTCTGTACGCTGCCGGCGAAATCCTCGGCAAAGGGCAGATCATGGGAGACGGTATCTGCAGCGGTTTGGCCGCGGGGCCGGCCTTCTCCTTCGGGCGAGTGGCGGCGCGCAACGCTCTCGCGGCGGTTGCCGGCGCGCCAGCCTAA
- a CDS encoding site-specific DNA-methyltransferase, whose protein sequence is MNTIVFGDNLPVLREFAAGSVDLVVTDPPFNTGSRRRHTRLRVHHSPDGERVGFAGRRYAAVRIGSASFADCFDDYLAFLEPRLREIHRVLAPHGTLYLHLDPREAHYCKVLLDTIFGRNCFLNEIIWAYDYGGRSRRRWPAKHDTILVYVRDPERYFFDADAVDRIPYLAPSLVGPEKAALGKRLTDTWWHTIVPTSGKERTGYPTQKPLAIVRRMIAASSAPGALVLDPFAGSGTVGAACLALGRRFFLIDNNPDALRVMERRFAHCADIEWRGWPLT, encoded by the coding sequence ATGAACACCATCGTCTTTGGCGACAATTTGCCGGTCCTTCGCGAGTTCGCTGCGGGCTCGGTCGACCTCGTTGTGACCGACCCGCCGTTCAACACCGGCAGCCGGCGCCGTCACACCCGTCTCCGCGTTCACCACTCCCCCGACGGGGAACGGGTCGGGTTCGCCGGCCGGCGCTATGCCGCAGTTCGCATTGGAAGCGCCAGTTTCGCTGACTGCTTCGACGACTACCTTGCCTTTCTCGAGCCGCGCCTCCGCGAGATCCACCGGGTTCTCGCTCCGCACGGAACGCTCTACCTCCATCTCGACCCGCGCGAGGCGCACTACTGCAAGGTGCTGCTTGACACCATCTTTGGACGAAACTGTTTTCTGAATGAAATCATCTGGGCGTACGACTACGGAGGCCGCTCGCGGCGCCGCTGGCCAGCGAAGCACGATACGATCCTCGTCTACGTGCGCGACCCGGAACGCTACTTCTTCGACGCCGATGCGGTCGACCGGATCCCCTACCTTGCGCCCAGCCTGGTCGGACCGGAGAAAGCGGCGCTCGGGAAGCGCCTGACAGATACCTGGTGGCACACCATCGTGCCGACAAGCGGGAAAGAGCGCACGGGCTACCCCACGCAGAAGCCGCTCGCGATCGTTCGGCGCATGATCGCTGCCTCCTCGGCGCCGGGGGCGCTTGTTCTTGACCCATTTGCAGGCAGCGGCACCGTTGGCGCAGCGTGTCTCGCCCTTGGCCGGCGCTTTTTCCTGATCGATAACAATCCTGACGCTCTGCGCGTGATGGAGCGCCGGTTTGCGCACTGCGCCGATATCGAATGGCGGGGCTGGCCTCTCACCTGA
- a CDS encoding long-chain-fatty-acid--CoA ligase, with protein sequence MAEFGGRYNPPATSAAFITLGGSMNTIELVRIPAMTVPDKECLVFEDRRFTYRQLLDRILRLAAALHARGIRRGDKVAILHTNSNEYVEAYYAVAMLGAIFVPLNYRARADELVHLVNDSESSTLFVGDRYVEQVRSLASQFPNVTRYIAVESPQEGMEFFGDLLASASPDDAPEIEVDDSDCTILMYTSGTTALPKGVILTYGGFSEYILTTTEPASEESTGATLLAVPIYHVAGASAIMTALYGGRKLVLMRQFDPKEWLRLVERERITNVFLVPTMMKRIIDDPDFDKYDLSSLQFISYGAAPMPVPVILKAIAKFPKHVGFMNAFGQTETTSTVTILGPEDHRLEGTPEEIERKIGRLHSIGRPVDDVELAILDEEGNPLPVGVVGEIAIRTPREMAGYWKQEEATAKTKVGGWIRTRDQGYIDEDGYVFLAGRKSDMIIRGGENIAPEEVERILHGHPAIEEVAVIGVPDEEWGERVKAVVVLREGAHCTHEEIIAYAKTRLASFKVPEIIEFVETLPRNAMGKVLKNVLREQHRLYESEPSHPENVSA encoded by the coding sequence ATGGCAGAGTTCGGTGGTCGCTACAATCCGCCCGCCACCTCAGCAGCATTCATCACCCTCGGGGGAAGCATGAACACGATCGAGCTGGTGCGCATCCCAGCGATGACGGTGCCGGACAAGGAGTGTCTTGTCTTTGAAGATCGCCGCTTTACCTATCGCCAATTGCTGGACCGCATTCTGCGGCTTGCGGCGGCGCTGCACGCGCGCGGAATTCGGCGCGGGGACAAGGTCGCGATCCTCCACACCAACAGCAACGAATATGTCGAGGCGTATTACGCCGTGGCGATGCTGGGCGCGATTTTCGTCCCGCTCAACTATCGTGCCCGCGCTGATGAGCTGGTTCATCTCGTAAACGACTCCGAGTCCTCGACCCTCTTCGTCGGCGACCGCTATGTTGAGCAAGTTCGGTCGCTGGCATCGCAATTCCCAAATGTCACGCGCTACATCGCGGTTGAGAGCCCCCAAGAGGGAATGGAGTTCTTCGGCGACCTTCTTGCCAGTGCTTCTCCCGACGATGCCCCGGAGATTGAGGTCGATGACTCCGATTGCACGATCTTGATGTACACCTCGGGCACAACCGCGTTGCCGAAGGGGGTTATTCTCACCTACGGCGGGTTCAGCGAGTACATCTTGACGACAACAGAACCGGCAAGCGAGGAGTCAACCGGAGCGACGCTGCTTGCGGTGCCGATCTATCACGTCGCTGGCGCAAGCGCAATCATGACCGCGCTCTATGGCGGGCGCAAACTGGTCCTGATGCGGCAGTTCGATCCTAAAGAGTGGCTTCGGCTTGTCGAGCGCGAGCGCATTACCAACGTCTTCCTCGTTCCGACGATGATGAAGCGCATTATCGACGACCCGGATTTCGACAAGTATGATCTGTCAAGCCTTCAATTCATCTCCTATGGTGCTGCGCCGATGCCGGTTCCGGTAATTCTGAAAGCGATCGCGAAATTCCCGAAGCATGTCGGGTTCATGAACGCTTTCGGGCAGACAGAAACCACTTCGACTGTAACTATTCTCGGGCCTGAGGATCATCGTCTTGAAGGAACGCCGGAAGAGATTGAACGGAAGATCGGGCGGCTGCACTCGATCGGCCGGCCGGTCGACGACGTGGAGCTCGCTATCCTCGACGAAGAGGGCAATCCGCTGCCTGTTGGCGTGGTTGGCGAGATCGCCATCCGGACCCCTCGAGAGATGGCTGGCTATTGGAAGCAGGAGGAAGCGACGGCCAAGACCAAGGTCGGCGGCTGGATCCGCACCCGCGACCAGGGCTATATCGACGAGGACGGGTACGTCTTCCTTGCCGGGCGCAAGAGCGACATGATCATCCGTGGGGGCGAGAATATTGCTCCGGAAGAGGTGGAGCGGATTTTGCATGGGCATCCTGCGATCGAGGAAGTGGCCGTGATCGGCGTGCCGGACGAAGAGTGGGGCGAACGGGTCAAGGCGGTGGTCGTGCTGCGGGAGGGCGCCCACTGCACCCACGAAGAGATCATCGCTTATGCAAAGACGCGGCTCGCCTCCTTCAAAGTGCCGGAGATTATCGAATTTGTCGAGACCTTGCCGCGCAATGCAATGGGCAAGGTGCTGAAGAATGTTCTCCGCGAACAGCACCGGCTCTATGAGTCAGAGCCATCCCATCCCGAGAATGTTTCGGCGTGA
- a CDS encoding Gfo/Idh/MocA family oxidoreductase, translated as MTAPSRGRFRWAVLGPGFVATRAVMPAIARSRNGTLYAVASRDQARAAAAARPFDAARAYGSYEAALADPEVDGVYIALPNDLHAHWAIRAAEAGKHVLCEKPLAPSAHDASAIAAACAQAGVLLMEAVMYRFHPRSRHIDAIIGAGTLGEPRAIEAAFTFPLRASAGYRLEPDRGGGALLDVGCYGVNAARWIAGGEPDRVVALSKGSPVDWRTDAILGFPGGITAHVLAAFDAYEYQRLTIVGTDGTLSASLAFTAWRHDPTTLQLRTQRGETVVSFPPADPYQLMVEQFAAAAWGEEPPLLAPDDGVKSARVLDAIRHALASGRLILP; from the coding sequence ATGACCGCGCCATCTAGGGGTCGATTCCGGTGGGCAGTGCTGGGTCCCGGCTTCGTGGCAACGCGCGCGGTCATGCCAGCCATTGCCCGCTCACGCAACGGGACGCTCTACGCTGTCGCCAGCCGCGACCAAGCGCGGGCGGCGGCCGCCGCCCGCCCGTTTGACGCCGCCCGTGCCTACGGCTCATACGAGGCTGCGCTGGCGGACCCAGAGGTCGACGGCGTGTATATTGCGCTTCCCAACGACCTCCACGCGCATTGGGCAATCCGGGCAGCGGAAGCAGGAAAGCACGTGCTGTGCGAGAAGCCGCTCGCCCCATCAGCGCACGACGCCTCAGCTATCGCCGCAGCCTGCGCTCAGGCCGGCGTCCTCCTGATGGAGGCGGTGATGTATCGCTTCCACCCGCGCAGCCGCCACATCGACGCGATTATCGGAGCGGGCACGCTCGGCGAGCCGCGTGCTATCGAAGCCGCATTCACGTTCCCGCTGCGGGCTTCAGCAGGCTACCGGCTTGAACCCGACCGCGGAGGCGGCGCGCTCCTCGATGTCGGCTGCTACGGCGTTAACGCTGCCCGCTGGATCGCCGGAGGCGAGCCGGATCGCGTCGTCGCCCTCTCCAAAGGTTCGCCGGTCGATTGGCGCACCGACGCGATCCTCGGCTTTCCCGGCGGAATAACGGCGCACGTTCTTGCAGCATTTGACGCCTACGAGTATCAGCGGCTCACGATCGTCGGAACCGACGGCACGCTCTCGGCCTCCCTCGCGTTCACCGCTTGGCGCCACGACCCCACGACCCTGCAGCTGCGCACGCAGCGCGGCGAGACGGTCGTCTCCTTTCCGCCTGCCGACCCCTATCAACTGATGGTTGAGCAGTTTGCCGCCGCAGCGTGGGGGGAGGAGCCGCCCCTGCTTGCGCCCGATGACGGCGTAAAGAGCGCCCGCGTGCTCGACGCTATCCGCCACGCTCTTGCCAGCGGACGCCTCATCCTTCCCTAG
- a CDS encoding acyl-CoA dehydrogenase family protein, protein MLLELTDAQRHIVAVIREFVENEVKPVANKLDNADIYPHELVERMREMGLFGVLVPEEYGGLGLDYTTFALIMEELCRGWMSLSGVIGTHHILVHMIVHGGTEEQKREYLPKLAAGELRGGLALTEPGGGSDVQGAMRTVARREGDRYIVNGSKMWITNAYYGSAFALIAKTDPTAQPPYKGMSAFIALKDHPGFKVVQKLDKLGYRSIDTCELLFEDYEIPADRLIGGVEGRGFHQVMSALEGGRINVAARAVGVAQAAFEAAIKYAQRRESFGKPIAEHQAIQLKLADMATKIEAARLLTYQAAALKDRGQRVDLEAGMAKLFASEICLQVAMDSMRIHGGTGYAKDLDIERYFRDAPLMIIGEGTNEIQSLVIARNLLKRYAI, encoded by the coding sequence ATGCTCTTGGAACTCACTGACGCCCAGCGCCATATCGTCGCCGTCATTCGCGAGTTCGTTGAAAACGAGGTCAAGCCCGTTGCGAACAAGCTGGATAACGCCGATATCTACCCGCATGAACTCGTCGAGCGAATGCGCGAGATGGGGCTGTTCGGCGTGCTTGTGCCCGAGGAGTACGGCGGTCTCGGCCTCGACTACACGACCTTCGCGCTCATCATGGAAGAGCTGTGCCGCGGCTGGATGAGCTTGAGCGGGGTTATCGGCACCCATCACATCCTTGTCCACATGATCGTCCACGGCGGGACCGAAGAGCAGAAGCGCGAATACCTGCCGAAACTCGCTGCCGGCGAACTGCGGGGCGGGCTCGCCTTGACCGAGCCCGGAGGCGGCTCGGATGTCCAAGGGGCGATGCGAACCGTCGCTCGGCGCGAGGGAGACCGCTACATCGTCAACGGCAGCAAAATGTGGATCACTAACGCCTACTACGGGTCCGCCTTCGCCCTCATCGCCAAGACGGACCCCACCGCCCAGCCACCGTATAAGGGCATGAGCGCCTTCATCGCGCTCAAGGATCATCCCGGCTTCAAGGTGGTCCAGAAGCTGGACAAACTCGGCTACCGCTCAATCGACACGTGCGAGCTGCTCTTTGAGGACTACGAGATCCCGGCGGACCGGTTGATCGGGGGGGTCGAGGGCCGGGGCTTTCACCAAGTGATGAGCGCCCTCGAGGGAGGACGGATCAACGTCGCGGCGCGCGCGGTCGGCGTCGCGCAGGCCGCGTTCGAAGCCGCAATCAAGTATGCCCAGCGCCGGGAGAGCTTCGGGAAGCCGATCGCGGAGCATCAAGCGATCCAGTTGAAACTGGCCGACATGGCGACCAAGATCGAGGCGGCGCGGCTCTTGACGTATCAGGCCGCGGCGCTGAAGGACCGTGGGCAGCGTGTCGACCTCGAGGCAGGGATGGCAAAGCTGTTTGCCAGCGAGATCTGCCTGCAGGTCGCCATGGACTCGATGCGCATTCACGGCGGCACGGGCTACGCGAAAGACCTCGATATCGAGCGCTATTTTCGCGACGCGCCGCTGATGATCATTGGCGAAGGGACCAACGAAATTCAAAGCCTCGTGATCGCCCGCAACTTGCTGAAGCGGTACGCGATCTGA
- the tsaD gene encoding tRNA (adenosine(37)-N6)-threonylcarbamoyltransferase complex transferase subunit TsaD, producing MLILGIETSCDETAAAIVEDGRRVIAEIVASQAAVHAQFGGVVPEVASRQHIQLLIPVIEEVMRQAAVDWSDLSAIAVTAGPGLAGSLLVGVNVAKALALAQKLPLIPVNHLAGHIYAGWLYDEVPTPEPRFPLLCLIVSGAHSDLVLMSGHWQFQRIGRTRDDAAGEAFDKVARLLGLGYPGGPAIQRAAAAGSPDAIPFPRSSVPGRYDVSFSGLKTAMRRLIARYPAGEAPVADLAASFQAAVAEVLTTNALRAAAEHDVAELLVCGGVAANLELRRQLGARSPVPVRWPPVRWCTDNGAMIAAAGYFASRAGVRADFSLDADPALTLGTERPEERDALGTH from the coding sequence GTGTTGATACTCGGAATCGAGACTTCATGCGATGAAACGGCGGCCGCTATTGTTGAAGACGGCCGTCGTGTTATTGCCGAGATTGTGGCAAGTCAAGCAGCCGTACATGCGCAGTTTGGCGGCGTTGTCCCCGAAGTTGCATCACGACAGCACATTCAGCTGCTGATCCCTGTGATCGAGGAAGTGATGCGGCAGGCTGCTGTGGACTGGAGCGATCTCAGTGCGATCGCGGTAACCGCCGGACCGGGGCTAGCGGGCTCGCTGCTGGTTGGAGTCAATGTCGCCAAAGCGCTAGCGCTGGCGCAGAAGCTGCCGCTTATCCCTGTCAATCATTTGGCGGGCCATATCTATGCCGGCTGGTTGTACGACGAGGTGCCGACGCCTGAACCGCGCTTCCCGCTTCTCTGTCTGATCGTTTCGGGCGCGCACTCGGACCTCGTTCTTATGAGCGGCCACTGGCAGTTTCAGCGCATCGGCCGGACGCGCGACGATGCTGCGGGCGAAGCGTTCGACAAGGTAGCGCGATTGCTCGGCTTGGGCTATCCTGGCGGGCCGGCGATCCAGCGGGCAGCAGCGGCTGGGAGTCCTGACGCGATCCCCTTTCCCCGCTCGTCAGTCCCCGGCAGGTATGATGTCAGCTTCAGCGGGCTGAAGACCGCGATGCGGCGGCTGATTGCGCGCTACCCGGCGGGCGAAGCGCCCGTCGCTGACCTCGCGGCGAGCTTTCAGGCGGCAGTAGCCGAGGTGCTGACAACCAACGCGCTCCGCGCCGCAGCCGAGCATGACGTTGCAGAGCTGCTCGTCTGTGGCGGCGTGGCGGCCAACCTCGAGTTGCGGCGTCAGCTTGGAGCGCGGTCGCCGGTGCCGGTGCGCTGGCCGCCGGTACGCTGGTGCACCGACAACGGGGCGATGATCGCCGCGGCCGGCTACTTCGCTTCGCGCGCGGGGGTGCGGGCGGACTTTTCGCTCGACGCCGACCCTGCGCTCACCCTTGGAACAGAACGACCGGAGGAGCGCGATGCTCTTGGAACTCACTGA